A window of Eubacteriaceae bacterium ES3 contains these coding sequences:
- a CDS encoding hemerythrin family protein, whose product MLWKEKYELGVPLIDNQHKELFNRVEKFTMTVRSEESWDQKLAQINDTLEFMKEYVVEHFRDEEGYQKKIGYPGYEAHQKIHTDMVEYVVSVSEAYEKSDFDEALMQQFAGKLLTWLINHVAAEDQRIADFAKEKGEV is encoded by the coding sequence ATGCTCTGGAAAGAAAAGTACGAATTAGGTGTTCCGCTGATTGATAATCAGCATAAGGAACTGTTTAATCGAGTGGAAAAATTTACTATGACGGTTCGCTCGGAAGAGTCATGGGATCAGAAGCTGGCTCAAATTAATGACACTCTGGAATTTATGAAGGAATACGTGGTTGAGCATTTCCGTGACGAAGAAGGCTACCAGAAAAAAATCGGCTACCCGGGATATGAAGCTCATCAGAAAATACACACCGATATGGTTGAGTATGTGGTATCAGTATCTGAAGCCTATGAAAAAAGCGATTTTGACGAGGCCCTGATGCAGCAGTTTGCCGGTAAGCTTTTGACCTGGCTGATCAATCATGTTGCTGCGGAAGATCAGCGAATAGCTGATTTTGCCAAAGAAAAGGGGGAAGTGTAA